One genomic segment of Pseudomonas fortuita includes these proteins:
- a CDS encoding glycoside hydrolase family 15 protein yields the protein MPLEQYGALGDGRSVALIGLDGSIDWWCVPHMDSPPLFDKLLAPQTGGFFAITPSEPFVAERRYLADSNVLETIFITRQGRARLTESLNSGPAGRLPWAELARRIEGIEGKVDFVIAIDFGTQADTVSPYVAPNDNACVFHAGRILGMFLHDHHVHIERKDDMGVRAVLSLAAGQRSVVAIIAGRDEPLVVPPLALIDERIDGSHREWCQWSKGLVYDGPYQTQVVRNTLALKLLLSSPSGSIMAAATSSLPERIGGSKNYDYRFAWIRDAGYTIEAFLGIGAQPEAKAAFTWLLRRLDEHGPRVFYTLDGAIGDCVRPVDLPGYKNSPPVVGNDARDQLQHGVFGDIFETARCFIDSGNILDSPSAMLLSDLADQCADCWRQQDAGIWELPEKQHYTMSKISCWQALSRAIELADGGHLPTTCRERWDRERQRIQAWIEAHCWSEERQAYLFYPDSDRLDASLALAVRFGYPSKERMGSTLEAIDHDLRAGAFHYRYTDAEEEEGCFLACTFWLIEAWAILGNQDRAVAAYADALKGLSHGVGIYSEMIDAQTGQYLGNLPQGLTHLAALKAAMAIGGCHPER from the coding sequence TTGCCCCTGGAGCAGTATGGTGCGCTCGGGGATGGACGTTCCGTGGCACTGATTGGACTGGACGGTTCCATCGACTGGTGGTGTGTGCCGCACATGGATTCACCCCCCCTGTTCGACAAGTTGCTGGCCCCTCAGACTGGAGGCTTCTTTGCCATCACCCCTAGCGAGCCATTCGTTGCTGAGCGCCGCTACCTGGCAGACAGCAACGTCCTTGAGACAATTTTCATTACCCGTCAGGGTCGTGCCCGGCTGACGGAATCCTTGAACAGTGGCCCTGCTGGACGCCTGCCTTGGGCCGAACTTGCCAGACGCATCGAAGGTATCGAGGGTAAAGTCGATTTCGTGATAGCTATCGACTTCGGAACCCAGGCCGACACGGTAAGCCCCTACGTGGCGCCGAATGACAATGCCTGCGTTTTTCATGCGGGCCGAATACTCGGCATGTTCCTGCACGACCATCATGTGCACATCGAACGCAAAGACGACATGGGCGTCCGTGCTGTCCTTAGCCTTGCAGCAGGACAACGCTCAGTGGTCGCAATCATCGCAGGACGAGATGAGCCCTTGGTGGTACCCCCATTGGCCCTGATCGATGAACGCATCGACGGCTCGCATCGGGAGTGGTGCCAATGGTCGAAGGGGTTGGTCTATGACGGCCCGTACCAGACCCAAGTAGTCCGCAATACGCTGGCCCTCAAGCTTCTGCTGTCCTCTCCAAGTGGGTCGATCATGGCGGCAGCGACCTCATCCCTTCCCGAACGGATTGGCGGCAGCAAGAACTACGATTACCGCTTCGCCTGGATACGCGATGCCGGCTACACCATCGAAGCGTTTCTGGGTATCGGCGCGCAGCCGGAAGCCAAAGCTGCGTTCACTTGGCTACTGCGCCGGTTGGATGAACATGGGCCACGGGTGTTTTATACCCTGGACGGTGCTATCGGTGATTGCGTGCGCCCCGTCGATCTGCCTGGCTACAAGAACTCCCCGCCAGTCGTCGGCAATGATGCCCGCGACCAACTCCAACACGGCGTCTTCGGCGATATCTTCGAAACAGCGCGCTGCTTCATCGACAGCGGCAACATTCTTGATTCTCCGAGCGCAATGCTCCTCTCAGACCTTGCCGACCAATGCGCCGACTGTTGGCGTCAGCAGGACGCCGGTATCTGGGAGTTACCGGAAAAGCAGCACTACACGATGTCCAAGATCAGTTGCTGGCAAGCCTTGAGCCGGGCCATCGAACTGGCAGATGGTGGCCACCTTCCCACCACCTGCCGGGAACGCTGGGATCGCGAGCGGCAGCGCATCCAGGCATGGATCGAGGCGCACTGCTGGAGCGAAGAACGCCAGGCGTACCTGTTCTATCCAGACAGCGACCGACTTGACGCTTCACTGGCACTGGCTGTCAGGTTCGGTTACCCCAGTAAAGAACGTATGGGCAGCACACTGGAAGCCATTGATCATGATCTTAGGGCCGGAGCTTTCCATTATCGCTACACCGATGCAGAGGAAGAGGAAGGTTGCTTCCTGGCCTGCACATTCTGGTTGATCGAAGCCTGGGCCATTCTGGGTAACCAGGATCGCGCCGTAGCCGCCTATGCAGATGCTTTGAAAGGGCTATCACACGGGGTAGGCATCTACTCGGAGATGATCGATGCGCAGACTGGGCAATATCTGGGCAACCTTCCGCAGGGCCTGACTCACCTGGCAGCCCTCAAGGCTGCAATGGCTATCGGGGGCTGCCATCCTGAACGATGA
- a CDS encoding DUF421 domain-containing protein translates to MDSILRAAGMYVALMLLFRVAGRRSLADLTTFDFVLLLIIGEATQQALLGDDFSFTNAMLVIATLIVLDVGLSLAKLNSRPLARFLDGHATLVVENGRFLHHRMRRARLTEDDILESARDSQGIERIEQVKFAIVERNGKISIIPAE, encoded by the coding sequence ATGGACTCGATCCTCCGCGCAGCCGGAATGTACGTCGCCCTCATGCTGCTGTTTCGCGTGGCCGGGCGGCGCTCGCTGGCCGATTTGACGACCTTCGACTTCGTGTTGTTGCTGATCATCGGGGAAGCCACCCAGCAGGCGCTTCTGGGTGACGATTTTTCATTCACCAATGCCATGCTGGTGATTGCCACGCTGATCGTTCTGGACGTCGGCCTTTCACTCGCGAAGCTGAACTCCAGGCCCTTGGCCAGGTTTCTGGATGGGCACGCTACCTTGGTTGTCGAGAATGGGCGCTTTCTGCATCACCGCATGCGTCGGGCACGCCTCACGGAGGACGATATCCTTGAATCAGCGCGGGACAGCCAAGGCATCGAGAGGATTGAGCAGGTGAAGTTCGCTATCGTCGAACGCAACGGAAAGATTTCGATCATTCCTGCCGAGTAA
- a CDS encoding CinA family protein, whose translation MENDPVLATLGYLKNNKLVLSTAESCTAGCLVALLAAIPGTGEVLESGYVVYSPSAKKRLLGVSAETIERYGLTSEAVAREMALGALRDSDANVVIATTGVAGPAPESGIPPGTMCFAWAFAGDPVAVFTRTQRFFGERSEVMRQGALFGLTRLSHYHQRWLRGERA comes from the coding sequence ATGGAAAACGACCCTGTACTGGCCACTCTCGGCTATCTCAAAAACAACAAACTGGTTCTGAGCACAGCAGAATCATGCACTGCAGGCTGCCTTGTGGCGTTGTTGGCGGCGATACCGGGTACCGGAGAGGTGCTGGAAAGCGGCTATGTCGTCTACTCGCCCAGCGCCAAGAAACGCCTGCTGGGGGTCAGCGCCGAAACCATCGAGCGATACGGCCTGACCAGCGAAGCAGTAGCCCGGGAAATGGCCTTGGGCGCCTTGCGAGACAGCGATGCCAATGTGGTGATCGCCACCACCGGGGTAGCCGGGCCGGCGCCCGAGTCCGGGATACCACCGGGGACGATGTGCTTTGCGTGGGCTTTTGCCGGCGACCCCGTTGCCGTTTTCACGCGCACTCAACGTTTCTTCGGCGAGCGGTCTGAGGTCATGCGCCAAGGCGCGCTGTTCGGGTTGACCCGGCTTTCCCACTATCACCAGCGCTGGTTACGCGGCGAGCGCGCCTGA